A window of the Streptomyces albireticuli genome harbors these coding sequences:
- a CDS encoding SDR family oxidoreductase, which yields MQDLKGKLALVTGGARNVGKAVSKALAARGAHVIINYFHSADAAKQTKAELEAAGGQVTLIRASVARQEQVDRMFAEIDERFGGLDILVNNAANGALVPVDEITDDLLDRAIDTNYKGGLRVSRAAAPLMARRGGGSIVTVSALGSSQMVMANYLACAPAKAAAEAVTRYLAVEFAPHNIRVNTASAAMLVSEVADAFPRAEEMQRAIADATPLGRLGTAEDFAEVVCFLASDSSRWITGQTVLADGGLTLGATLLAPPARTDSAASVVDAHPADAAGTSPEAAAGASTTPEAAPEPAPEPAAAAAPAPVAAVPDRTPAEPAAAAAAETADELFDDAGPDDIAVVGMGMAVAGANSPSEFWQLRITGDELFVPVPEDRWERAPFFSPDTAAEDKSYQDTCVFITGFEPEEGSLDGLGDAADHELTTMWLRHSLVQALDGVKHDGDDRYSFLVGYTPDGSQHLEEAGVITGIRQRAEEIVQDLDVPEAERAEVLARIEATLDERYWRGGNAPSRFLPHRVGQLAMDGVLPGNTELQMVDTACSSSLYAIDIGIKGLLMGKHDIAVCGGAFALAPRGTVLFSKLQGLSKRGAVHSLDADADGVIFADGASVIVLKRLRQAQRDGDKVLAVLKAFGSSSDGKGKAIYAPNAAGQDLAVQRALDGDVSAADVDWIIAHATGTPAGDLAEFTTLRGHFGTERTSYVTSNKSLIGHTGWAAGVVSVIEAILGMEHGAIPHQYRFNAPNPDFHLEDSKLEIPTETVSWPAEEGKVRSAAVSGFGFGGTNAHLIVQEHRAGEPAGPAAAGPLTPPTDERIAVVSWSAHVPGLDSRESVRGWLTDGTARAESSFGEFYPAPSFNKVRLPPKTVRAIDRCQLMILECAHDLRDQFTDFWEEHSRTTGVFVGNMGPTRAAMLYANRCYLDDIALALRQKADGAAPGALDEVIDRLRERVRGQIPPSNEDSFPGMMPNVISARVANYFDLKGPNITLDSGFSSALTAVETACRYLRSGELDFALAGGINGNSLREYRTVLADLFGPSFEEDKDLAEGAFLFGLATETKAREAGLPILGYVDGLTVDDERAGGADTIECGAETYDRSRYLGAAGGLALLDALHRPAGQVAITCGQGTATTRLQLTVTGAYAPAAAPAAGPAADGTPAPLPERFADSAEYAPGSPLQVRRRVPVLTELPAAETRERIPFLPQGVVVLTDLPDLGASLRHLPKDSLVLSTAKVDVTRPGWTHLSEVTPETVRAALDAHGLPVRHVRVVTDLNRSAPLPRSLATGSPTLTALHDALFLTLQARFDDLDTEGSSVIGLLLGAVTDEVPHAFAGLFSGLFKGAFLELSEALVFALFTAEDGPRKGALLAEAETRLARTFPVVYEDGGVRKGYTLVDEPVELTGPTEARLTRDSVVLAMGGARGITAEVVKSLAEHFGPRIYLVGSNPLDSYPAEVFEGDDETFAATRQAHIRRSIGAGKNVAQANREFDRMLDARAARRNIADMEAHSGAGRVTYFACDGQDGAAVEAVVAKVLAAGAGVDLLINAAGRNRSASIKDKNFAEFTAIRDLKLRSYHNLKRAFGDRQPRMWCNFGSLLGYFGQVGEPDYASGNDFLATAATYGARSAGQSEFTIGWTLWDGTGMGANELTKAYFQRAGSYSHMAVAEGTHHFVRELHAPYRHPSVVHLGTAEEATVERFYPGYPSGAGTRAGAAAGGPADRGFYLREVVSADRDEAVFSCVFDLETHGYLNHHLVREAPTLPGTFVTEIAGEAARFLAPDMQVFAYEDLEFQHFLRAYDGGKDTPKRITARVTDRTEEVTTVEVRISTDVVSPSGVLLVKDKTHFTARVLLRAGFPTPPRWEKWDESDAQPVIDPYHAPASPVTLTGPFVSTTDTRLTSQGKRATYRVDLPAGDPVWSRFTAPSILLDGLARTGVLNLVDGHLVPIAAPLSIRRIDLYERANDAELVERYGSLELYATPAGFNMPGSDPDNRFVAATSDGRVIAQMKDVRATVIGYVDHLTGQFYSPEKEPLTEPAMAVR from the coding sequence GTGCAAGATCTCAAGGGCAAGCTGGCGCTGGTCACCGGTGGTGCCAGGAACGTGGGCAAGGCAGTGTCGAAGGCACTCGCCGCCCGCGGCGCACACGTCATCATCAACTACTTCCATTCCGCCGACGCCGCCAAGCAGACCAAGGCCGAGCTGGAGGCCGCCGGCGGCCAGGTGACGCTCATCCGCGCCTCCGTCGCACGCCAGGAGCAGGTCGACCGGATGTTCGCCGAGATCGACGAGCGCTTCGGCGGCCTGGACATCCTGGTGAACAACGCCGCCAACGGCGCCCTGGTGCCGGTGGACGAGATCACCGACGACCTCCTCGACCGGGCCATCGACACCAACTACAAGGGCGGCCTGCGGGTCTCCCGGGCGGCGGCGCCGCTGATGGCCCGCCGGGGCGGTGGCTCGATCGTCACGGTCTCCGCCCTGGGCAGCTCCCAGATGGTCATGGCCAACTACCTCGCCTGCGCGCCCGCCAAGGCGGCCGCCGAGGCGGTCACCCGCTACCTGGCCGTGGAGTTCGCGCCGCACAACATCCGGGTGAACACCGCGTCCGCCGCGATGCTGGTCAGCGAGGTCGCCGACGCCTTCCCGCGCGCCGAGGAGATGCAGCGGGCGATCGCCGACGCCACCCCGCTGGGCCGGCTCGGCACCGCCGAGGACTTCGCCGAGGTCGTCTGCTTCCTCGCCTCCGACTCCTCGCGCTGGATCACCGGCCAGACCGTCCTCGCCGACGGCGGCCTCACCCTGGGCGCCACGCTCCTCGCGCCCCCCGCCCGCACAGACTCCGCCGCGTCGGTCGTTGATGCCCATCCCGCCGACGCGGCGGGCACTTCCCCGGAGGCCGCCGCCGGCGCCTCCACCACCCCGGAGGCCGCTCCCGAGCCCGCTCCCGAGCCCGCAGCGGCCGCCGCACCCGCGCCCGTAGCGGCCGTGCCGGACCGGACGCCGGCCGAGCCGGCCGCCGCGGCCGCAGCCGAAACCGCCGACGAGCTCTTCGACGACGCGGGCCCGGACGACATCGCCGTCGTCGGCATGGGCATGGCCGTCGCCGGCGCGAACAGCCCCTCGGAGTTCTGGCAGCTGCGCATCACCGGTGACGAGCTGTTCGTCCCCGTCCCGGAGGACCGCTGGGAGCGCGCCCCCTTCTTCTCGCCCGACACCGCGGCCGAGGACAAGTCCTACCAGGACACCTGCGTCTTCATCACCGGCTTCGAGCCCGAGGAGGGCTCCCTCGACGGCCTCGGCGACGCCGCGGACCACGAGCTGACCACCATGTGGCTGCGCCACTCGCTGGTGCAGGCGCTCGACGGCGTCAAGCACGACGGGGACGACCGCTACTCCTTCCTCGTCGGCTACACCCCCGACGGCAGCCAGCACCTGGAGGAGGCCGGTGTCATCACCGGCATCCGGCAGCGGGCCGAGGAGATCGTCCAGGACCTGGACGTGCCCGAGGCCGAGCGCGCGGAGGTCCTCGCCCGGATCGAGGCGACCCTGGACGAGCGCTACTGGCGGGGCGGGAACGCCCCCTCCAGATTCCTGCCGCACCGGGTCGGCCAGCTCGCCATGGACGGCGTCCTGCCGGGCAACACCGAGCTCCAGATGGTCGACACCGCCTGCTCCTCGTCCCTCTACGCCATCGACATCGGCATCAAGGGCCTGCTGATGGGCAAGCACGACATCGCCGTGTGCGGTGGCGCCTTCGCCCTCGCCCCGCGCGGCACGGTGCTCTTCTCCAAGCTCCAGGGCCTCTCCAAGCGCGGCGCCGTGCACTCCCTGGACGCCGACGCCGACGGCGTGATCTTCGCCGACGGCGCCAGCGTGATCGTCCTCAAGCGGCTGCGCCAGGCGCAGCGCGACGGTGACAAGGTCCTCGCGGTGCTCAAGGCCTTCGGCTCGTCCTCGGACGGCAAGGGCAAGGCCATCTACGCCCCCAACGCGGCCGGCCAGGACCTCGCCGTGCAGCGGGCGCTGGACGGCGACGTCTCCGCGGCGGACGTGGACTGGATCATCGCCCATGCCACCGGCACCCCCGCCGGTGACCTGGCCGAGTTCACCACCCTCCGGGGCCACTTCGGTACCGAGCGCACCAGCTATGTGACCTCCAACAAGTCGCTGATCGGGCACACCGGCTGGGCGGCGGGCGTCGTCTCCGTCATCGAGGCGATCCTGGGCATGGAGCACGGCGCGATCCCGCACCAGTACCGCTTCAACGCCCCCAACCCGGACTTCCACCTGGAGGACTCCAAGCTGGAGATCCCCACCGAGACGGTCTCCTGGCCGGCCGAGGAGGGGAAGGTCCGCTCCGCCGCGGTCTCCGGCTTCGGCTTCGGCGGCACCAACGCCCACCTGATCGTCCAGGAGCACCGGGCCGGCGAGCCCGCCGGGCCCGCGGCCGCGGGCCCGCTGACCCCGCCCACCGACGAGCGGATCGCCGTCGTGTCCTGGTCCGCGCACGTCCCCGGGCTGGACTCGCGCGAGTCCGTGCGCGGCTGGCTCACCGACGGCACGGCGCGGGCGGAGAGCAGCTTCGGCGAGTTCTACCCGGCGCCCTCGTTCAACAAGGTCCGGCTGCCTCCGAAGACGGTGCGCGCCATCGACCGCTGCCAGCTGATGATCCTGGAGTGCGCGCACGACCTGCGCGACCAGTTCACGGACTTCTGGGAGGAGCACAGCCGCACCACGGGTGTGTTCGTCGGCAACATGGGCCCGACCCGCGCGGCCATGCTCTACGCCAACCGCTGCTACCTCGACGACATCGCCCTCGCCCTGCGGCAGAAGGCGGACGGCGCGGCCCCGGGCGCGCTGGACGAGGTGATCGACCGGCTGCGGGAGCGGGTGCGCGGCCAGATACCCCCGTCCAACGAGGACTCCTTCCCGGGCATGATGCCCAACGTCATCTCCGCCCGGGTCGCCAACTACTTCGACCTCAAGGGCCCGAACATCACGCTCGACTCGGGCTTCTCCTCCGCGCTCACCGCGGTCGAGACCGCCTGCCGCTACCTGCGCAGCGGCGAGCTGGACTTCGCGCTCGCCGGCGGCATCAACGGCAACAGCCTGCGCGAGTACCGCACGGTGCTGGCCGACCTGTTCGGCCCCTCCTTCGAGGAGGACAAGGACCTCGCCGAGGGCGCGTTCCTCTTCGGCCTGGCCACCGAGACGAAGGCCCGCGAGGCCGGGCTGCCGATCCTCGGCTACGTGGACGGGCTGACCGTCGACGACGAGCGGGCGGGCGGCGCCGACACCATCGAGTGCGGCGCGGAGACCTACGACCGGTCCCGCTACCTGGGCGCCGCGGGCGGCCTCGCGCTGCTCGACGCCCTGCACCGGCCCGCCGGCCAGGTGGCCATCACCTGCGGCCAGGGCACCGCGACCACCCGGCTCCAGCTGACCGTCACCGGCGCCTACGCCCCGGCGGCCGCGCCGGCCGCCGGGCCCGCGGCGGACGGCACCCCCGCGCCGCTCCCGGAGCGGTTCGCCGACTCCGCGGAGTACGCGCCGGGCAGCCCCCTCCAGGTGCGCCGCCGGGTGCCGGTCCTCACCGAGCTGCCCGCGGCGGAGACCCGCGAGCGGATCCCGTTCCTGCCGCAGGGCGTGGTGGTCCTCACCGACCTGCCGGACCTCGGCGCCAGCCTGCGGCACCTGCCGAAGGACTCGCTGGTGCTCTCCACCGCCAAGGTGGACGTGACCCGGCCCGGCTGGACCCACCTGTCGGAGGTCACCCCGGAGACGGTCCGCGCCGCCCTGGACGCGCACGGCCTGCCCGTACGCCACGTCCGGGTCGTCACCGACCTGAACCGCTCCGCCCCGCTGCCCCGGTCGCTGGCCACCGGCAGCCCCACCCTGACCGCGCTGCACGACGCGCTGTTCCTCACCCTCCAGGCGCGCTTCGACGACCTGGACACCGAGGGCTCCTCCGTCATCGGCCTGCTGCTGGGCGCCGTCACCGACGAGGTGCCGCACGCCTTCGCCGGCCTCTTCTCCGGCCTGTTCAAGGGCGCCTTCCTGGAGCTGTCCGAGGCCCTGGTGTTCGCCCTGTTCACCGCCGAGGACGGGCCCCGCAAGGGGGCCCTGCTCGCCGAGGCGGAGACCCGGCTGGCCCGCACCTTCCCCGTCGTGTACGAGGACGGCGGCGTCCGTAAGGGCTACACGCTCGTCGACGAGCCCGTCGAGCTCACCGGACCCACCGAGGCCCGGCTGACCCGCGACTCCGTGGTGCTGGCCATGGGCGGCGCCCGCGGCATCACCGCCGAGGTGGTCAAGAGCCTCGCCGAGCACTTCGGCCCGCGGATCTACCTGGTCGGCAGCAACCCGCTCGACAGCTACCCGGCCGAGGTCTTCGAGGGCGACGACGAGACGTTCGCCGCCACCCGCCAGGCCCACATCCGCCGGAGCATCGGCGCGGGCAAGAACGTCGCCCAGGCCAACCGCGAGTTCGACCGGATGCTGGACGCCCGCGCGGCGCGCCGCAACATCGCCGACATGGAGGCGCACAGCGGCGCCGGCCGGGTCACCTACTTCGCCTGCGACGGGCAGGACGGCGCGGCCGTCGAGGCGGTCGTGGCGAAGGTCCTGGCCGCAGGCGCCGGCGTGGACCTGCTGATCAACGCGGCGGGCCGGAACCGCTCCGCGTCCATCAAGGACAAGAACTTCGCGGAGTTCACCGCCATCCGCGACCTGAAGCTGCGCAGCTACCACAACCTCAAGCGGGCGTTCGGCGACCGGCAGCCCCGCATGTGGTGCAACTTCGGCTCACTGCTCGGCTACTTCGGCCAGGTCGGGGAGCCCGACTACGCCTCGGGCAACGACTTCCTGGCGACGGCGGCCACCTACGGCGCCCGGAGCGCGGGGCAGAGCGAGTTCACCATCGGGTGGACGCTCTGGGACGGCACCGGCATGGGCGCCAACGAGCTGACCAAGGCGTACTTCCAGCGCGCCGGCTCGTACAGCCACATGGCGGTGGCCGAGGGCACCCACCACTTCGTACGGGAGCTGCACGCCCCCTACCGGCACCCCTCCGTGGTGCACCTGGGCACCGCCGAGGAGGCCACGGTCGAGCGCTTCTACCCGGGCTACCCCAGCGGCGCCGGCACCCGGGCGGGCGCGGCGGCCGGCGGCCCGGCCGACCGCGGGTTCTACCTGCGGGAGGTGGTCTCCGCCGACCGCGACGAGGCCGTCTTCTCCTGCGTCTTCGACCTGGAGACGCACGGATACCTGAACCACCACCTGGTCCGTGAGGCACCCACTCTGCCGGGCACGTTCGTCACCGAGATCGCCGGCGAGGCCGCCCGCTTCCTCGCCCCGGACATGCAGGTCTTCGCCTACGAGGACCTGGAGTTCCAGCACTTCCTGCGGGCCTACGACGGGGGCAAGGACACCCCGAAGCGGATCACCGCGCGGGTGACCGACCGCACGGAGGAGGTGACGACGGTCGAGGTGCGCATCTCCACCGACGTCGTCTCGCCCAGCGGGGTGCTGCTGGTCAAGGACAAGACGCACTTCACCGCCCGGGTGCTGCTGCGGGCCGGGTTCCCGACGCCGCCGCGCTGGGAGAAGTGGGACGAGTCCGACGCCCAGCCGGTCATCGACCCGTACCACGCGCCGGCCTCGCCGGTGACGCTCACCGGGCCGTTCGTCTCCACCACCGACACCCGGCTGACCTCCCAGGGCAAGCGGGCCACCTACCGGGTGGACCTGCCCGCGGGCGACCCGGTGTGGTCCCGCTTCACCGCGCCGTCGATCCTGCTCGACGGGCTCGCCCGGACGGGCGTGCTCAACCTCGTCGACGGGCACCTCGTACCGATCGCGGCCCCGCTGTCGATCCGCCGGATCGACCTCTACGAGCGGGCCAACGACGCCGAACTCGTCGAGCGCTACGGCTCGCTGGAGCTCTACGCCACCCCGGCCGGCTTCAACATGCCGGGCAGCGACCCGGACAACCGGTTCGTGGCCGCCACCTCCGACGGCCGCGTCATCGCCCAGATGAAGGACGTCCGCGCCACGGTCATCGGCTACGTCGACCACCTGACCGGGCAGTTCTACTCCCCCGAGAAGGAACCCCTCACCGAGCCGGCGATGGCGGTGCGCTGA
- a CDS encoding cytochrome P450, with protein MPETGTGRQAPGPEGGVLFGALSSFKKDTLKLLMEMQRRYGGIVRMKMGPYLVHQLTSPEHVKHVLQNNSSNYTRGKFYRGFNLFFGRGMLTTDGPEWKTRRAVSQPFFNRTKLRNNSAVITTTTDELIAKWEGAARTGEEIDVTDDMMWLAMGVLGRMFYGVDLRNYADRLMPAVRFSLKAMILTGEVKQMLPKWIPTKYQRDLKHYQGVLNGVMDEIIDLHRQGKGDDESVVAALLGATHAVTGKPFTQTQIRAELKTLFLAGHETTGCALTWTLYAIAKNVDVRRKLEAELDAVLGDRVPTADDLPQLTYLRQVVDESLRMYPPIWLFPRDAVADDNINGFHIPAGSTILVPTYAAHHNKESWDDPEAFDPERFCPVAGKKSGRDRYDYFPFGGGARKCIGMDLALLEIQLAVAMITRRYRLSLVAGHPVTPSALVSLRPQPKVLMTVKHNDGQRAAAA; from the coding sequence GTGCCCGAGACCGGAACCGGCCGGCAGGCGCCCGGCCCCGAAGGCGGCGTCCTGTTCGGAGCCCTGAGCAGCTTCAAGAAGGACACCCTGAAGCTCCTGATGGAGATGCAGCGCCGGTACGGCGGCATCGTCCGGATGAAGATGGGCCCCTACCTCGTCCACCAGCTGACCAGCCCCGAGCACGTCAAGCACGTGCTCCAGAACAACAGCTCCAACTACACGCGCGGCAAGTTCTACCGCGGCTTCAACCTCTTCTTCGGCCGCGGCATGCTCACCACCGACGGCCCCGAGTGGAAGACGCGGCGCGCGGTCAGCCAGCCGTTCTTCAACCGCACCAAGCTGCGCAACAACTCCGCCGTCATCACCACGACCACCGACGAGCTCATCGCCAAGTGGGAGGGCGCGGCCCGGACGGGCGAGGAGATCGACGTCACGGACGACATGATGTGGCTGGCGATGGGCGTCCTCGGCCGCATGTTCTACGGCGTCGACCTCCGGAACTACGCCGACCGCCTGATGCCCGCCGTCCGGTTCTCGCTCAAGGCGATGATCCTGACCGGCGAGGTCAAGCAGATGCTGCCGAAGTGGATCCCCACCAAGTACCAGCGCGACCTCAAGCACTACCAGGGCGTGCTCAACGGCGTCATGGACGAGATCATCGACCTCCACCGGCAGGGCAAGGGAGACGACGAGAGCGTCGTCGCCGCCCTGCTCGGCGCCACCCACGCGGTCACCGGCAAGCCGTTCACCCAGACGCAGATCAGGGCCGAGCTCAAGACCCTGTTCCTGGCCGGGCACGAGACCACGGGCTGCGCCCTGACCTGGACGCTCTACGCCATCGCCAAGAACGTCGACGTCCGGCGCAAGCTGGAGGCCGAACTGGACGCGGTGCTCGGCGACCGGGTGCCCACCGCCGACGACCTTCCCCAGCTCACCTACCTGCGGCAGGTCGTCGACGAGTCGCTGCGGATGTACCCGCCGATCTGGCTGTTCCCCCGGGACGCGGTGGCCGACGACAACATCAACGGCTTCCACATCCCGGCCGGCAGCACGATCCTGGTGCCCACCTACGCGGCGCACCACAACAAGGAGAGCTGGGACGACCCGGAGGCCTTCGACCCGGAGCGGTTCTGCCCGGTCGCGGGCAAGAAGAGCGGCCGTGACCGGTACGACTACTTCCCCTTCGGTGGCGGCGCGCGCAAGTGCATCGGCATGGACCTCGCGCTCCTGGAGATCCAGCTGGCCGTCGCGATGATCACCCGGCGCTACCGGCTCAGCCTGGTGGCCGGCCACCCGGTCACCCCGTCCGCGCTGGTCTCGCTCCGCCCGCAGCCCAAGGTCCTGATGACCGTCAAGCACAACGACGGACAGCGGGCGGCCGCGGCATGA
- a CDS encoding KR domain-containing protein, translated as MTTAAVAPVRRMVWRAVAQAGLPPEPSARLRGARIVVLGGTPELAGRVAGELRAAGATAVVAGHGETGRAGADWTVGGQPPDGLVDLTTAEPFVPGEHHGYRDALLRSVTALRACYPHWTGTEDADRVFYVAVTYLGGLMGYGDPAGQAPAQPLGGIWAGLAKTLHRELPNCNTRVVDVAPEETGALPSLLARELYRWGLYEVGHRDGRRYSLLAQREEPGPERVRITPGDLVLVSGGGRGIGFEFAKSLAKESGCRIVVTGRQRLPEGSEPWADLTDEEFKGYERDRLVHRAEGEGLADVRADLARVRSLRDLARNMAEVAGAGLDVVYERCDFTAPGQVADLLARLGRPLTGVIHNAGVDTPVRLPKKTDEEFLRTVSTKVDSFVTLFQQVRGLPLKFFCNVGSLTGRLGGMTGQLDYGAANDGLARLGLWARHQVPFPVTTLCWPTWDRVGMIANFEATLRYMTALDVDEGIRCWRTELVTGASGEIGFVGPLGRALGPLQARGYPAAPDLPGFAELLPRIFHLGEPRTQVPGRSLTATVALDRTVAPVLGDFLVGGEEAVPVSLMLENAVRAASWLEPEGGLEPGPLSVEDLTVRVGALRLTGPGFLVRRETTGRYEGARWVVDVRYLPAGAPAGGTEDVLARMRVVHDPERAGRAEPVGRTEGTPAAGTARHLPGTGGPLRWRGLVLPLARWSQDPAGGHLAELRESVAGDLWTAPSVPASRLPLAALENIWRHTARQAPGVDLLTVARLDLAPEGDATAARVRLHGGPDGRDWRVADAGSDRTLLRVTGLAWAPEHLTQ; from the coding sequence ATGACGACGGCGGCGGTGGCGCCCGTGCGCCGGATGGTGTGGCGGGCGGTGGCCCAGGCCGGGCTGCCGCCGGAGCCGTCCGCGCGGCTGCGCGGGGCCAGGATCGTGGTGCTCGGCGGCACCCCGGAGCTCGCCGGCCGGGTGGCCGGCGAGCTCCGGGCCGCGGGCGCGACCGCCGTCGTGGCCGGGCACGGAGAGACGGGACGGGCGGGCGCGGACTGGACGGTCGGCGGGCAGCCGCCCGACGGCCTGGTGGACCTCACCACCGCCGAGCCGTTCGTCCCCGGGGAGCACCACGGCTACCGGGACGCCCTGCTGCGCTCGGTCACCGCGCTCCGGGCCTGCTACCCGCACTGGACCGGGACCGAGGACGCGGACCGGGTCTTCTACGTCGCGGTCACCTACCTCGGCGGCCTCATGGGCTACGGGGACCCCGCCGGGCAGGCCCCCGCCCAGCCGCTCGGCGGCATCTGGGCGGGCCTCGCCAAGACGCTCCACCGGGAGCTCCCCAACTGCAACACCCGGGTCGTGGACGTGGCGCCGGAGGAGACCGGCGCGCTCCCGTCCCTGCTCGCCCGCGAGCTGTACCGGTGGGGCCTGTACGAGGTCGGCCACCGGGACGGGCGGCGCTACAGCCTGCTCGCCCAGCGGGAGGAGCCGGGCCCGGAGCGGGTCCGGATCACCCCCGGGGACCTGGTGCTCGTCTCGGGCGGCGGGCGCGGCATCGGCTTCGAGTTCGCCAAGTCCCTGGCGAAGGAGTCCGGCTGCCGCATCGTCGTCACCGGCCGGCAGCGGCTGCCCGAGGGCTCCGAGCCCTGGGCGGACCTGACCGACGAGGAGTTCAAGGGCTACGAGCGGGACCGCCTGGTGCACCGCGCGGAGGGCGAGGGCCTCGCGGACGTACGGGCCGACCTCGCGCGCGTCCGCTCGCTCCGGGACCTGGCCCGCAACATGGCCGAGGTCGCCGGGGCCGGGCTCGACGTGGTCTACGAGCGCTGCGACTTCACCGCGCCCGGACAGGTCGCGGACCTCCTCGCACGGCTGGGCCGGCCGCTCACCGGCGTCATCCACAACGCCGGGGTCGACACCCCGGTCCGGCTGCCGAAGAAGACCGACGAGGAGTTCCTGCGCACGGTCTCCACCAAGGTCGACTCCTTCGTCACGCTGTTCCAGCAGGTGCGCGGGCTGCCCCTGAAGTTCTTCTGCAACGTCGGCTCGCTCACCGGCCGGCTGGGCGGGATGACGGGCCAGCTCGACTACGGCGCGGCCAACGACGGTCTGGCCCGGCTCGGCCTGTGGGCCCGCCACCAGGTGCCCTTCCCGGTGACCACGCTCTGCTGGCCCACCTGGGACCGCGTCGGCATGATCGCCAACTTCGAGGCGACCCTGCGCTACATGACGGCCCTCGACGTCGACGAGGGCATCCGGTGCTGGCGGACCGAGCTGGTCACCGGCGCCTCCGGGGAGATCGGCTTCGTCGGCCCGCTCGGCCGGGCCCTCGGCCCGCTCCAGGCGCGCGGCTACCCCGCCGCCCCGGACCTGCCCGGCTTCGCCGAGCTGCTGCCCCGGATCTTCCACCTGGGCGAGCCGCGCACCCAGGTGCCGGGCCGCTCCCTCACGGCGACCGTCGCCCTCGACCGCACCGTCGCCCCGGTGCTCGGGGACTTCCTCGTCGGCGGCGAGGAGGCGGTGCCCGTCTCCCTGATGCTGGAGAACGCGGTACGGGCGGCGAGCTGGCTGGAGCCCGAGGGCGGCCTGGAGCCCGGCCCGCTGTCCGTCGAGGACCTGACCGTACGCGTCGGCGCCCTGCGGCTCACCGGGCCCGGCTTCCTCGTCCGGCGCGAGACGACCGGCCGCTACGAGGGCGCCCGCTGGGTCGTCGACGTCCGCTACCTCCCGGCCGGTGCCCCGGCCGGTGGTACCGAGGACGTGCTGGCCCGGATGCGGGTGGTCCACGACCCCGAGCGGGCCGGGCGGGCGGAACCGGTGGGGCGGACGGAAGGGACGCCGGCGGCCGGGACCGCCCGCCATCTGCCCGGCACCGGCGGGCCGCTGCGCTGGCGGGGCCTGGTCCTGCCGCTCGCGCGCTGGTCCCAGGACCCGGCCGGCGGCCACCTGGCGGAGCTCCGCGAGAGCGTCGCCGGCGACCTGTGGACGGCACCCTCCGTGCCGGCCTCCCGGCTCCCGCTGGCCGCCCTGGAGAACATCTGGCGGCACACCGCACGGCAGGCCCCGGGCGTGGACCTGCTGACCGTCGCCCGCTTGGACCTGGCCCCGGAAGGCGACGCGACCGCCGCCCGGGTGCGGCTCCACGGCGGCCCGGACGGCCGGGACTGGCGGGTCGCGGACGCGGGGAGCGACCGCACCCTGCTCCGGGTGACCGGCCTGGCCTGGGCGCCCGAACACCTCACACAGTGA